A region of Deinococcus radiodurans R1 = ATCC 13939 = DSM 20539 DNA encodes the following proteins:
- a CDS encoding B12-binding domain-containing radical SAM protein, whose amino-acid sequence MTSDVLVIAPFRRPTFRTAISHLYPVTEPWDSPPLITCGAIQEAGLEVDYVALQNIFNGYDPERDGRDLNEILGVLHPKVVIFSSDHFIPSRSTASIYGISLVSKIFKSRERPPLIGVCGRLATVAAQRLFAEVPEVDFAVIGESDGVIGEVVADLLAADMEETSRRHGYVHTRTAPARDIAYMGDVNDVALPAFALALPSIAQYRSRFGLEENPLPFSLRTSFGCKFKCRFCAGVPHWLDYRKKSPDRVQAELDAFLNQLGDQARISFLEDEIFTRDPEHVAAITALLKERNIYLDGLYTHSTLLTPEIAADLCTVADRVFTGLDNADDQILRKMGKGQLLDTVLDAVEKAQAASLKVHLEWIIGTPEETLDTLVTSLSTIFNLLSTHAVESINTYVYCPHPGTDYTVNAKKYRMRVLDTFDGIQESGGYPAFDTANLTRNQIYTAYLMSQLVIAEVTAARQHSSIPRAVVPASRSELLRLFGMIGEGQVAFDFDEAPVGRVSYPEGTSRA is encoded by the coding sequence ATGACCTCAGACGTTCTCGTCATTGCGCCTTTTCGTCGTCCGACGTTCCGTACGGCTATCTCCCATCTATATCCCGTTACGGAACCTTGGGACTCACCACCGCTTATTACCTGCGGTGCCATACAGGAAGCGGGACTGGAAGTCGACTACGTGGCCCTCCAGAATATCTTTAACGGTTACGATCCGGAACGTGACGGCAGAGACCTAAACGAAATATTGGGTGTGTTGCATCCGAAGGTGGTGATCTTCAGCAGCGATCACTTCATTCCCAGTCGCAGCACCGCCTCCATTTACGGCATTTCCTTGGTGTCGAAGATATTCAAGTCACGCGAACGGCCGCCCCTGATAGGCGTCTGCGGACGTCTAGCCACAGTGGCTGCGCAGCGCCTCTTCGCAGAGGTGCCGGAAGTGGATTTCGCCGTCATCGGTGAATCGGATGGTGTTATTGGTGAGGTTGTGGCTGACTTACTGGCGGCCGACATGGAGGAGACGTCGAGGCGGCACGGCTATGTACATACCCGTACCGCCCCTGCTCGGGATATAGCTTACATGGGTGACGTCAATGACGTTGCCTTGCCAGCCTTCGCACTGGCCCTTCCGTCTATAGCACAGTACCGCAGCCGTTTCGGCCTAGAAGAAAACCCATTGCCTTTCAGTCTACGGACGTCGTTCGGCTGCAAGTTCAAGTGCCGTTTCTGTGCTGGCGTCCCCCACTGGCTAGATTACCGTAAGAAGTCGCCCGATCGTGTGCAAGCAGAGCTGGATGCATTCCTCAACCAGTTGGGTGATCAAGCACGAATTTCCTTCCTTGAGGACGAGATCTTCACACGGGATCCAGAGCATGTCGCTGCGATCACGGCATTACTCAAGGAACGTAACATCTATTTGGACGGTCTGTACACCCACTCGACCCTTCTGACGCCCGAGATCGCTGCCGACCTATGTACTGTGGCTGACCGCGTCTTTACGGGGCTTGACAACGCAGACGACCAGATCCTGCGCAAGATGGGTAAAGGTCAACTACTTGATACTGTCCTTGACGCGGTCGAGAAAGCCCAGGCCGCCTCGTTGAAGGTGCATCTAGAATGGATCATCGGTACGCCTGAAGAGACCCTAGACACGCTCGTCACCTCGCTGAGCACCATCTTCAACCTGTTAAGCACACACGCCGTCGAAAGCATTAACACATACGTTTACTGTCCGCACCCAGGCACAGACTATACAGTGAACGCGAAAAAGTACCGAATGCGCGTTCTGGACACCTTCGACGGCATTCAAGAATCGGGGGGGTACCCCGCGTTCGACACTGCGAACTTGACCAGAAACCAGATCTACACCGCATACCTGATGAGCCAACTTGTGATTGCAGAAGTGACCGCCGCAAGACAACACAGCAGCATCCCTCGAGCAGTCGTCCCAGCAAGCCGGAGTGAACTGCTGCGGCTGTTCGGAATGATTGGTGAAGGACAGGTTGCCTTCGATTTCGATGAAGCACCTGTCGGCAGAGTGTCCTACCCTGAAGGAACCAGCAGAGCATGA